In Curtobacterium sp. TC1, the following proteins share a genomic window:
- a CDS encoding putative oxygenase MesX, whose protein sequence is MANDLTFSITRTRFDEDYSPADSSRLTTNFANLARGERRQENLRAALAMIDGRANELLAASDRYRLQLDIVSVALAFSDGGSDAEFPLLEMLDVTIVDQLTGEHHHGILGNNFSSYLRDYDFSVLLPSLPSLPSDFGALHGALFQRFLSSPAFHDGFGAEPVVCISVSTSQTYRRTGYVHPVLGAEYEHEHSSLTDDYFGRMGMRVRYFQPAGASAPLAFYTRGDLTGDYTDLQLIGTIATMETFQKIYRPEIYAANTPAGSTYRPTLDHTDFTPTPVTYDREERSRLGITQGRWTEEHLVTPHGALMSRFAAEPVPAR, encoded by the coding sequence ATGGCGAACGACCTCACCTTCAGCATCACCCGCACCCGGTTCGACGAGGACTACTCCCCCGCCGACAGCTCCCGGTTGACCACGAACTTCGCCAACCTGGCGCGCGGCGAGCGCCGGCAGGAGAACCTCCGTGCTGCGCTGGCGATGATCGACGGGCGCGCGAACGAGCTCTTGGCTGCCAGTGATCGCTACCGCTTGCAGCTCGACATCGTCTCGGTCGCACTGGCGTTCTCCGACGGTGGATCGGACGCGGAGTTCCCGCTGCTCGAGATGCTCGACGTCACCATCGTCGACCAGCTCACCGGCGAGCACCACCACGGCATCCTCGGGAACAACTTCTCGTCGTACCTGCGCGACTACGACTTCTCCGTGCTGCTGCCGTCGCTGCCGTCGCTGCCGTCTGACTTCGGGGCGCTGCACGGGGCCCTCTTCCAGCGGTTCCTTTCGTCGCCGGCGTTCCACGACGGGTTCGGTGCCGAGCCCGTCGTCTGCATCAGCGTCTCGACAAGCCAGACCTACCGCCGGACCGGGTACGTCCACCCGGTCCTCGGCGCCGAGTACGAGCACGAGCACTCCTCGCTCACCGACGACTACTTCGGTCGGATGGGCATGCGGGTCCGGTACTTCCAGCCCGCCGGAGCGTCGGCCCCGCTCGCCTTCTACACGCGCGGCGACCTGACCGGGGACTACACGGACCTCCAGCTCATCGGCACGATCGCCACCATGGAGACGTTCCAGAAGATCTACCGCCCGGAGATATACGCCGCGAACACCCCGGCCGGCAGCACCTACCGCCCCACGCTCGACCACACCGACTTCACGCCCACCCCGGTCACCTACGACCGCGAGGAGCGCAGCCGCCTCGGGATCACCCAGGGCCGGTGGACCGAGGAACACCTCGTGACGCCGCACGGTGCGCTCATGTCCCGTTTCGCTGCCGAACCCGTCCCCGCCCGCTGA
- a CDS encoding ABC transporter substrate-binding protein: MPPGRDRGPSRRDLLRWGAAAGGSIALGALLAGCSPQSTAAVRSGRADLSFWTHDPGYEKFFTEALPVADRKSDFDFALDITTIAAADIPTKLIAQAVAGTGTPDVAGLEIGAFCRMLRGDIASELLSDLSPSVASRKDDLIAARLTPFSKDGHLYALDSDTPLCVYYHRADQFEALGIPDDLTTWEEYMDVGAKLNKRKGVSLHAVAVTDPGGTLQSYQILLLQRGGDLYDEDGGIDIQTPEAERTLQFLVDGVQSGAIATVADMYGPSLQSGLKGGTILAVDMPSWYASYGIKPNVPEQQGKWKVRNLPRFAGGGSTTSVGGGTGFSVLRDKPLTKAGIDLVLAAYLDPDQQVKRYQDLGYLPTLRSVYDDPRLAALSDPYFGGQQLFGVYKSVVDDVPSQHQSADASILQTVLSGYLIKAYKGQISPKQALDAAAADFRGQTRA; this comes from the coding sequence GTGCCTCCCGGCAGAGACCGCGGACCGAGCCGACGCGACCTGCTCCGGTGGGGCGCCGCCGCGGGCGGCAGCATCGCCCTCGGCGCGCTGCTCGCGGGCTGCTCTCCACAGTCCACCGCCGCCGTGCGTTCCGGACGCGCCGACCTGTCCTTCTGGACGCACGACCCCGGCTACGAGAAGTTCTTCACCGAGGCGCTGCCGGTCGCCGACCGGAAGTCGGACTTCGACTTCGCGCTCGACATCACCACCATCGCCGCGGCCGACATCCCGACCAAGCTCATCGCGCAGGCCGTCGCCGGCACGGGCACGCCGGACGTCGCCGGGCTCGAGATCGGGGCGTTCTGCCGGATGCTCCGCGGTGACATCGCATCCGAGCTGCTGAGCGACCTGTCGCCGTCGGTGGCGTCGCGCAAGGACGACCTGATCGCCGCGCGACTCACGCCGTTCTCGAAGGACGGGCACCTGTACGCGCTCGACTCGGACACCCCCTTGTGCGTCTACTACCACCGCGCCGACCAGTTCGAGGCCCTCGGCATCCCCGACGACCTGACGACGTGGGAGGAGTACATGGACGTCGGCGCGAAGCTCAACAAGCGCAAGGGTGTCTCGCTGCACGCCGTGGCGGTCACCGACCCGGGCGGCACGCTGCAGAGCTACCAGATCCTGCTGCTCCAGCGCGGCGGCGACCTCTACGACGAGGACGGCGGCATCGACATCCAGACGCCGGAGGCCGAGCGCACCCTGCAGTTCCTGGTCGACGGCGTGCAGTCCGGTGCGATCGCGACGGTCGCCGACATGTACGGACCGAGCCTGCAGTCCGGGCTGAAGGGCGGCACCATCCTGGCCGTCGACATGCCGTCCTGGTACGCCAGCTACGGCATCAAGCCGAACGTGCCCGAGCAGCAGGGCAAGTGGAAGGTGCGGAACCTGCCCCGGTTCGCCGGCGGTGGCAGCACCACGAGCGTCGGTGGTGGCACCGGGTTCTCGGTGCTCCGTGACAAGCCGCTCACGAAGGCCGGTATCGACCTGGTGCTCGCCGCGTACCTCGACCCGGACCAGCAGGTGAAGCGCTACCAGGACCTCGGGTACCTGCCGACGCTCCGATCGGTCTACGACGACCCGCGGCTCGCGGCGCTGAGCGACCCGTACTTCGGCGGGCAGCAGCTGTTCGGCGTCTACAAGTCGGTCGTCGACGACGTGCCCTCGCAGCACCAGAGCGCCGATGCCTCGATCCTGCAGACCGTCCTGAGCGGCTACCTCATCAAGGCCTACAAGGGCCAGATCTCCCCGAAGCAGGCGCTCGACGCCGCTGCGGCCGACTTCCGCGGCCAGACCCGCGCCTGA
- a CDS encoding LacI family DNA-binding transcriptional regulator → MSGNASVHRLRPASMTDVAALAGVSQKTVSRVVNDEPHVTAAVRAKVEAAIAELGFRPNAAARSLKSQRSRRVGLITIGTNLYGPTAMLTGVEQACRTNGYSLAIVRTVAATASELQPAVDSLVGQDVEAIVFSEPVENQMDQLRLPQGVTVLTLGPPDVADRENTLAVGLDESGAAFAATDHLLALGHETVWHIAGPADWTSSSRRLAGWRAALQDAGVAEHAPVEGDWSPQSGYEAMRSLLGRPDLTAVFVANDQMAIGAMSAIQQHGLSVPADVSIVGFDDMPISAYLPTPLTTIRQDFDEATRLAMHRLFRTLDGHPPAERHRMLPGQLITRATSAPPSPARRHLRPAD, encoded by the coding sequence ATGAGCGGCAACGCCTCGGTTCACCGCCTCCGTCCGGCCTCCATGACCGACGTCGCGGCCCTCGCCGGGGTGTCCCAGAAGACCGTCTCCCGCGTCGTCAACGACGAGCCGCACGTCACCGCGGCCGTCCGTGCCAAGGTCGAAGCGGCGATCGCGGAGCTGGGCTTCCGTCCGAACGCCGCTGCCCGCTCCCTCAAGTCCCAGCGCTCCCGCCGCGTCGGCCTCATCACGATCGGCACGAACCTGTACGGCCCGACTGCCATGCTCACGGGCGTCGAGCAGGCCTGTCGCACGAACGGCTACAGCCTGGCGATCGTCCGCACCGTGGCCGCGACGGCGTCCGAGCTCCAGCCGGCGGTCGACTCGCTCGTCGGCCAGGACGTCGAGGCGATCGTCTTCTCCGAGCCGGTCGAGAACCAGATGGACCAGCTCCGCCTGCCGCAGGGCGTGACGGTGTTGACGCTCGGGCCGCCGGACGTCGCCGACCGCGAGAACACCCTGGCGGTCGGCCTCGACGAGAGCGGTGCCGCCTTCGCGGCCACCGATCACCTGCTCGCCCTCGGGCACGAGACCGTGTGGCACATCGCGGGTCCCGCGGACTGGACCTCGAGCTCACGCCGTCTGGCGGGCTGGCGCGCTGCACTGCAGGACGCTGGCGTCGCCGAGCACGCGCCGGTCGAGGGGGACTGGTCGCCGCAGAGCGGCTACGAGGCCATGCGCTCACTGCTCGGCCGCCCGGACCTGACGGCGGTCTTCGTCGCGAACGACCAGATGGCGATCGGCGCGATGTCCGCCATCCAGCAGCACGGGTTGTCCGTGCCGGCTGACGTCAGCATCGTCGGCTTCGACGACATGCCGATCTCCGCCTACCTGCCGACACCACTCACGACCATCCGCCAGGACTTCGACGAGGCCACCCGCCTCGCGATGCACCGCCTCTTCCGCACACTCGACGGCCACCCGCCCGCCGAGCGCCACCGGATGCTGCCCGGCCAGCTGATCACGCGCGCCACCAGCGCGCCGCCGTCGCCTGCGCGGCGTCACCTCCGCCCCGCCGACTGA
- a CDS encoding beta-galactosidase: protein MTGAPAHHHTFSNGAPSTMQHDRVLFGAAYYHEYQPTPRLDEDMRLMQEAGFSVIRVGESVWSTWEPENGRFDLEWLAPVLDAAHEHGIRVILGTPTYAVPMWLARIVPEINVRRRTDGEAMGWGARQEIDYAHPAFLFHAERVIRKIVARYAEHPAVIGYQVDNEPGNELIANPEVFQRFVDHLRHTYGSVERLNEEWGLTYWSHRLSTWADLWTPDGNAQPQYDLAWRRFQASITTDFIAWQASVVREYSRPDQFVTTCIAYERPTVEDEVLTRTLDVTAGNPYYRMQDALELPSTEEPAQFWTSSGAWSIVASGDRMYGSKQAPFLVTETNAQAIGFSWMNEPAYEGQWRQAAWALVSRGASMIEYWHWHTLHYGVETYWGGVLPHSQQPGRTYEEIARIGAEFAHAGDRVAGLRPHADVALLFSNESKWALNEHPALGDGMEPDRRSWQTVHDAFARGVFDAGLQANTVHPSQVFDRDPASFAAERPVLVAAAFTIATDAQLQWLAAYAEAGGHLVVGVRTGYEDEEARARLERKPAFLDVAAGVHYDEFSNLGRRIPVSAGADAAAHGFDVPAGATATRWADGLLVDDADVLVGYDHPHHGRFSAVTTRSHGAGRVTYVGTVPDPALAAAIAGWAVAQGSGSTSWQPQVDTQSVASSVNGRGETVHVVHNWSWTPSTFTVPVAADDVLDGTPLAAGAVLELGPWDVRVVAVG, encoded by the coding sequence ATGACCGGCGCGCCCGCCCACCACCACACCTTCTCGAACGGAGCACCCAGCACCATGCAGCACGACCGCGTCCTCTTCGGCGCCGCCTACTACCACGAGTACCAGCCGACCCCTCGGCTCGACGAGGACATGCGCCTGATGCAGGAGGCCGGGTTCTCGGTCATCCGCGTCGGCGAATCCGTGTGGAGCACCTGGGAACCGGAGAACGGCCGCTTCGACCTCGAGTGGCTCGCGCCCGTGCTCGACGCCGCCCACGAACACGGCATCCGGGTGATCCTCGGCACGCCCACGTACGCCGTGCCCATGTGGCTCGCCCGCATCGTGCCGGAGATCAACGTCCGCCGCCGCACCGACGGCGAGGCGATGGGCTGGGGTGCTCGGCAGGAGATCGACTACGCCCACCCGGCGTTCCTGTTCCACGCCGAGCGGGTCATCCGGAAGATCGTCGCCCGGTACGCCGAGCACCCCGCCGTGATCGGGTACCAGGTCGACAACGAACCGGGCAACGAGCTCATCGCGAACCCCGAGGTGTTCCAGCGCTTCGTCGACCACCTGCGCCACACCTACGGCAGCGTCGAGCGGCTCAACGAGGAGTGGGGACTGACGTACTGGTCCCACCGACTTTCCACCTGGGCCGACCTGTGGACGCCGGACGGCAACGCGCAGCCGCAGTACGACCTGGCGTGGCGGCGGTTCCAGGCTTCGATCACGACGGACTTCATCGCCTGGCAGGCGTCGGTCGTGCGGGAGTACTCGCGTCCGGACCAGTTCGTGACCACGTGCATCGCGTACGAGCGGCCGACCGTCGAGGACGAGGTGCTCACCCGCACCCTCGACGTCACCGCCGGCAACCCGTACTACCGGATGCAGGACGCCCTCGAGCTGCCCAGCACCGAGGAGCCCGCACAGTTCTGGACCTCGTCCGGCGCCTGGTCGATCGTCGCCTCGGGCGACCGCATGTACGGGTCGAAGCAAGCGCCGTTCCTGGTCACCGAGACGAACGCGCAGGCCATCGGCTTCTCGTGGATGAACGAACCGGCCTACGAGGGGCAGTGGCGCCAGGCCGCCTGGGCCCTCGTGTCCCGCGGTGCCTCGATGATCGAGTACTGGCACTGGCACACGCTGCACTACGGCGTCGAGACGTACTGGGGTGGCGTGCTGCCGCACTCGCAGCAGCCCGGTCGCACCTACGAGGAGATCGCCCGGATCGGCGCTGAGTTCGCGCACGCGGGGGACCGGGTCGCCGGACTCCGCCCGCACGCCGACGTCGCCCTGCTGTTCTCGAACGAGTCGAAGTGGGCGCTCAACGAGCACCCGGCGCTCGGCGACGGCATGGAGCCCGACCGGCGCTCGTGGCAGACCGTCCACGACGCCTTCGCCCGTGGGGTGTTCGACGCCGGACTGCAGGCGAACACGGTGCACCCGTCGCAGGTCTTCGACCGTGACCCGGCGTCCTTCGCCGCCGAGCGCCCCGTGCTCGTCGCCGCTGCGTTCACCATCGCGACGGACGCCCAGCTGCAGTGGCTCGCCGCCTACGCCGAGGCCGGCGGGCACCTGGTCGTCGGCGTCCGCACCGGGTACGAGGACGAGGAAGCCCGAGCTCGGCTCGAGCGGAAGCCCGCCTTCCTCGACGTCGCCGCGGGCGTGCACTACGACGAGTTCAGCAACCTCGGACGGCGCATCCCGGTGTCCGCCGGAGCCGATGCCGCAGCGCACGGGTTCGACGTGCCGGCCGGAGCGACGGCCACGCGGTGGGCGGACGGACTGCTGGTCGACGACGCCGACGTGCTCGTCGGGTACGACCACCCGCACCACGGACGGTTCTCCGCCGTGACCACACGGTCGCACGGTGCCGGTCGTGTCACCTACGTCGGGACGGTTCCGGATCCGGCGCTCGCCGCAGCCATCGCCGGGTGGGCGGTCGCGCAGGGCAGCGGGTCGACGAGCTGGCAGCCGCAGGTCGACACACAGTCGGTCGCGAGCTCGGTCAACGGCCGCGGTGAGACGGTGCACGTCGTCCACAACTGGTCGTGGACGCCGAGCACGTTCACGGTGCCGGTGGCGGCGGACGACGTGCTCGACGGTACCCCGCTGGCGGCCGGTGCCGTGCTCGAGCTCGGGCCGTGGGACGTCCGGGTGGTCGCCGTCGGGTGA
- a CDS encoding Hsp20/alpha crystallin family protein: MAVTFDPFSEMDRLAGALLGSRQGPKPMPVDLHRDGDRYVLNADLPGIDPGSVDIDVDGQLLTIRAERSAAQSVGSWIIQERPHGSYLRQFSLGEGIDSANISAHYDNGVLSLVIPVSERAKPRKIEVVSGTPAGQQTAIAS, encoded by the coding sequence ATGGCTGTGACGTTTGATCCTTTCTCCGAGATGGACCGCCTGGCGGGCGCCCTCCTCGGCTCGCGACAGGGACCGAAGCCGATGCCGGTCGACCTGCACCGCGACGGGGACCGCTACGTGCTGAACGCCGACCTGCCCGGCATCGACCCGGGTTCCGTCGACATCGACGTGGACGGGCAGCTGCTCACCATCCGGGCCGAGCGCTCCGCTGCCCAGTCCGTCGGCTCGTGGATCATCCAAGAGCGCCCGCACGGGTCGTACCTGCGCCAGTTCAGTCTCGGCGAGGGCATCGACTCGGCGAACATCTCCGCCCACTACGACAACGGCGTGCTCTCCCTCGTGATCCCGGTCAGCGAGCGCGCGAAGCCGCGCAAGATCGAGGTCGTGAGCGGCACCCCCGCCGGCCAGCAGACCGCGATCGCGAGCTGA
- a CDS encoding LysR family transcriptional regulator, which yields MARVSNDITLQQLRYFIEVATEGSISAAADLLYVSQPTMSAAMKDLETRIGRPLFTRSARGVVLTVDGVEFLGYARQVIEQVSLLEQRYVGGQRSRRLLGVSAQHYSFAVEAFVRMVEAAAADEYEFSLRETRTWDIIEDVRTLRSEVGILYRNDFNTQVLGKLLRDAGVVFTPLFVAQPHIFVARRNPIASRERATLDDLADLPRLTFDQGANNSFYLAEEILSTMSSKREIRVSDRATIFNLMIGLGGYTISTGLISDDLDPEIVAIPLDVDERIEIGWIAHASVPLTVQAQAYLDELRAVVAAYGVEPLG from the coding sequence ATGGCCCGGGTTTCGAACGACATCACCCTCCAGCAGCTCCGGTACTTCATCGAGGTCGCGACGGAGGGCTCGATCAGCGCCGCGGCCGATCTGCTCTACGTGTCGCAGCCGACGATGTCCGCCGCGATGAAGGACCTCGAGACGCGGATCGGACGCCCGCTCTTCACTCGATCGGCCCGGGGAGTCGTACTCACCGTCGACGGCGTCGAGTTCCTCGGGTACGCCCGGCAGGTCATCGAGCAGGTCTCCCTGCTCGAGCAGCGGTACGTCGGTGGGCAGCGGTCGCGTCGGCTGCTCGGGGTGTCCGCGCAGCACTACTCGTTCGCCGTGGAGGCCTTCGTCCGGATGGTCGAGGCAGCGGCTGCGGACGAGTACGAGTTCTCGCTCCGAGAGACGCGCACGTGGGACATCATCGAGGACGTCCGCACGCTGCGCAGCGAGGTGGGCATCCTCTACCGCAACGACTTCAACACGCAGGTCCTCGGCAAGCTGCTGCGGGACGCCGGCGTCGTGTTCACGCCGCTGTTCGTCGCGCAGCCGCACATCTTCGTGGCCCGTCGGAACCCCATCGCGTCACGGGAGCGCGCGACCCTCGACGACCTCGCCGACCTGCCGCGGCTGACGTTCGACCAGGGCGCGAACAACTCCTTCTACCTGGCGGAGGAGATCCTGTCGACGATGTCGAGCAAGCGGGAGATCCGCGTCTCGGACCGGGCGACGATCTTCAACCTCATGATCGGCCTGGGCGGGTACACGATCTCGACCGGGCTCATCAGCGACGACCTCGACCCCGAGATCGTCGCCATCCCCCTCGACGTCGACGAACGCATCGAGATCGGCTGGATCGCGCACGCCTCCGTGCCCCTCACCGTGCAGGCGCAGGCCTACCTGGACGAGTTGCGCGCGGTGGTCGCCGCTTACGGCGTCGAGCCGCTCGGGTAG
- a CDS encoding carbohydrate ABC transporter permease, which translates to MSTSTATGIPVSATTTADPPVRRRRLNTNGGSAPYLFIAPFYVLYGLFMIVPVLAAVYLSLTEWVGLGTPNWIGLSNYANLFRDTSFGTALVNSLIYTLIAVFVIVPCSLLVAQALNAKGLRARDLFRVTFFIPMVLSPIVIALIYSLVFDTNYGLLNATLKALFGVPNTDWLGDPTLAKVAIGFVLLWRTVGYLTIFFLAALQNVSPEQYEAASLDGAGTFRKFTNVTLPAIRPVTAFVVVTSFISAAQLFDEPYLLTKGGPGEATLSVAMFIYRAAFERQQFGYAAAAGVVLFVIVFGVSQILNRALAIGRDA; encoded by the coding sequence ATGTCCACGTCAACCGCCACCGGCATCCCGGTCTCCGCCACCACCACGGCCGATCCGCCCGTTCGGCGCCGACGCCTGAACACGAACGGGGGCAGTGCGCCCTACCTGTTCATCGCACCGTTCTACGTGCTGTACGGGCTGTTCATGATCGTGCCGGTGCTCGCCGCCGTGTACCTGTCACTCACCGAGTGGGTCGGCCTCGGCACACCGAACTGGATCGGCCTGTCCAACTACGCGAACCTGTTCCGGGACACCAGCTTCGGTACCGCTCTGGTCAACTCGCTGATCTACACGCTCATCGCCGTGTTCGTCATCGTGCCGTGCTCGCTGCTGGTCGCGCAGGCACTCAACGCCAAGGGGCTCCGCGCCCGCGACCTGTTCCGGGTGACGTTCTTCATCCCGATGGTGCTGTCACCGATCGTCATCGCGCTCATCTACAGCCTGGTGTTCGACACGAACTACGGCCTGCTCAACGCCACGCTCAAGGCGCTGTTCGGGGTGCCGAACACCGACTGGCTCGGTGACCCGACGCTCGCGAAGGTCGCCATCGGCTTCGTGCTCCTGTGGCGGACGGTCGGGTACCTGACGATCTTCTTCCTGGCGGCACTGCAGAACGTGTCGCCCGAGCAGTACGAGGCCGCGTCGCTCGACGGGGCCGGCACGTTCCGGAAGTTCACCAACGTGACGCTCCCGGCGATCCGTCCGGTCACGGCGTTCGTCGTGGTCACGAGCTTCATCAGTGCCGCGCAGCTGTTCGACGAGCCCTACCTGCTCACCAAGGGCGGACCGGGCGAGGCCACCCTCTCCGTCGCCATGTTCATCTACCGCGCCGCCTTCGAACGGCAGCAGTTCGGGTACGCGGCAGCCGCCGGTGTCGTGCTGTTCGTCATCGTGTTCGGCGTCAGCCAGATCCTCAACCGCGCACTCGCCATCGGGAGGGACGCATGA
- a CDS encoding family 20 glycosylhydrolase, translating into MTVTKVTASTTVTSTGTAVRTTLKVKNTASVRKPASSAWLYLSAGTKKYTLGRIAVKELGPGSSTTVTAVRGTPSRAAAGKYSVLACAGAYSAKQCRTSTATVSTKPTKRAHPETGVMLDVARAYYPVALIKRYIDLLDDNGGRFLHLHLTDDQNVGIESTVLGQTLANAELDHGVYTSRVTHRPFLSAAQARTITTYASKRGIAVVPEIDTPGHMAAAFALLEAEHGKKWVDRIRSGESELDPSAPGSLALATKLYAELQSTFPSSRAVHIGGDEWGDDVTATQRVAWMNAMAAALGNREVWAWNDGIDRAAVGRLDPRIRVTYWSFDGDTEDAAERRERRARRASAVDLQQAGIDLLNYNSYYLYEVPTDLDPADSEYTVADLRENWSLRAWDGDSGSLLAAPMSGAAVAIWGEDLDSPPADALLRWSAPHVTAMLETAAS; encoded by the coding sequence GTGACGGTCACGAAGGTCACCGCGTCCACCACCGTCACCTCGACCGGCACCGCCGTGCGCACGACCCTGAAGGTCAAGAACACCGCCTCGGTGCGGAAGCCCGCTTCCTCCGCGTGGCTCTACCTGTCCGCCGGCACCAAGAAGTACACGCTCGGCCGGATCGCGGTGAAGGAACTCGGCCCGGGATCGAGCACGACGGTCACCGCAGTCCGCGGGACGCCCTCGCGTGCCGCAGCCGGGAAGTACTCGGTCCTCGCCTGCGCCGGTGCGTACTCCGCAAAACAGTGCCGCACGTCGACCGCGACCGTCAGCACGAAACCCACGAAGCGCGCGCATCCCGAGACGGGCGTGATGCTCGACGTCGCTCGTGCCTACTACCCCGTGGCGCTGATCAAGCGGTACATCGACCTGCTCGACGACAACGGCGGGCGCTTCCTGCACCTGCACCTCACCGACGACCAGAACGTCGGGATCGAGAGCACTGTCCTCGGCCAGACCCTCGCGAACGCCGAGCTCGACCACGGTGTCTACACGAGCCGTGTGACCCATCGCCCGTTCCTGAGTGCCGCGCAGGCACGCACGATCACCACCTACGCGTCGAAGCGGGGAATCGCGGTCGTGCCGGAGATCGACACCCCTGGGCACATGGCTGCTGCCTTCGCCCTGCTCGAGGCGGAACACGGCAAGAAGTGGGTCGATCGCATCCGCTCGGGTGAGAGTGAGCTCGACCCGTCTGCGCCCGGGAGCCTCGCGCTGGCGACCAAGCTCTACGCGGAGCTGCAGTCGACGTTCCCGTCCAGCCGCGCCGTGCACATCGGCGGCGATGAATGGGGCGACGACGTCACCGCCACCCAACGCGTCGCGTGGATGAACGCGATGGCGGCAGCTCTCGGCAACCGCGAGGTCTGGGCGTGGAACGACGGGATCGATCGCGCTGCGGTCGGGCGGCTGGATCCGCGCATCCGCGTCACGTACTGGAGCTTCGACGGCGACACCGAGGACGCAGCCGAGCGCCGCGAACGCCGAGCGCGGCGGGCGAGTGCGGTCGACCTGCAGCAGGCCGGGATCGACCTGCTCAACTACAACTCGTACTACCTGTACGAGGTGCCGACCGACCTCGACCCGGCCGACAGCGAGTACACGGTCGCCGACCTCCGCGAGAACTGGTCACTTCGGGCGTGGGACGGCGACTCCGGTTCGCTGCTCGCAGCTCCGATGTCGGGCGCCGCCGTCGCGATCTGGGGCGAGGACCTCGACAGTCCACCCGCTGACGCGCTCCTGCGGTGGAGCGCGCCGCACGTGACGGCGATGCTGGAGACCGCAGCCTCCTGA
- a CDS encoding carbohydrate ABC transporter permease, translated as MTATTDRPDTRAVTTAGSRAPRSGPPRTKGWVARRGLLYATLVALLLVFVFPLLWALSGSFKQRGDIFATPPTLIPSPATGENYTNLLATQPFWAWFGISVGTALIATVVSVFVCAMAGYGFAKFRFRGKRILFAVMFSSLSVPFAVILVPLFILVVKSGLTNPWFSLVVPWVAPAFGIFMMQQFIVQAIPDELIEAARIDGNSEFGTFRRVVLPLLRPSLGALAVWSFLQSYNSFQWPLVLLSDSSQYTLPLGLNAIFASENRSYDLVLAGAVLASVPTILVFLLLRKQLLDGLTAGAVKG; from the coding sequence ATGACCGCCACCACCGACCGCCCGGACACCCGGGCCGTCACGACCGCCGGCAGCCGGGCACCGCGATCCGGCCCGCCACGCACCAAGGGGTGGGTCGCTCGTCGCGGTCTGCTCTACGCCACACTCGTGGCCCTGCTGCTGGTGTTCGTGTTCCCGCTGCTCTGGGCGCTGTCCGGCTCGTTCAAGCAGCGTGGCGACATCTTCGCGACGCCGCCCACGCTCATCCCGAGTCCGGCGACGGGGGAGAACTACACGAACCTGCTCGCGACGCAGCCGTTCTGGGCCTGGTTCGGCATCAGCGTCGGCACCGCCCTGATCGCGACCGTCGTGTCCGTGTTCGTCTGCGCGATGGCCGGGTACGGGTTCGCGAAGTTCCGGTTCCGGGGCAAGCGGATCCTGTTCGCGGTGATGTTCTCGTCGCTCTCGGTGCCGTTCGCGGTGATCCTCGTGCCGCTCTTCATCCTGGTGGTGAAGTCGGGACTCACGAACCCGTGGTTCTCACTCGTCGTGCCCTGGGTGGCGCCGGCGTTCGGCATCTTCATGATGCAGCAGTTCATCGTGCAGGCGATCCCCGACGAACTCATCGAGGCGGCCCGCATCGACGGCAACTCCGAGTTCGGCACGTTCCGCCGGGTCGTGCTCCCGCTGCTGCGGCCCTCGCTCGGCGCCCTCGCTGTGTGGAGCTTCCTGCAGAGCTACAACTCGTTCCAGTGGCCGCTGGTCCTGCTGTCCGACTCGAGCCAGTACACGCTGCCCCTCGGACTCAACGCGATCTTCGCGTCGGAGAACCGGTCGTACGACCTGGTGCTCGCCGGCGCCGTGCTGGCGAGCGTGCCGACGATCCTCGTGTTCCTGCTCCTCCGCAAGCAGCTGCTCGACGGCCTGACCGCGGGGGCGGTCAAGGGATGA